The genomic interval TTTTCTTCCCAGACGGTTTTTCGTTTTTCCATGTCTTCACGCGCAATTCCGAGCGCATTGTAAAGCGCGATGCCACAGGCTTTTCGGCGAGCCCTGTACGGCTCATCAAAACGATCGCTGTAATAATGATAATCCGGGTGTTGATCGATACCGGCATGGCGCGCGGTAATAATCGCCTCGCTCAAGGCGGTTTTTTTCTCGCCCTCAAGCACCACCACATGCCAGGGCTGATGGTTGACACCGGAAGGTGCGCGCATCGCAGCTTCAAACATCGAGTTTAAAATGTCATGAGGCACGGGTTTATCCAAAAAAGCCCGGCACGACCAGCGTTCTTTCATTGCCGTTAAGACATCCATCACAATTGCTCCTTTTACGTTTGGCTCATCATATCAGGCCTATCAGCACACTCAAAATCCGACTATTCAGTAGTTAAATATCAAATAGTCGTGACTTTTCGATATTGCGGTATATAATAGTCGGGTATGAAGCGTGCTCAAGAGAACCACATCATCCAAGACCTGCATAAAAAAATGGTCTTTTTGGTCGGCCCACGACAGGCCGGTAAAACCTATTTGGCCAAACG from Gammaproteobacteria bacterium CG11_big_fil_rev_8_21_14_0_20_46_22 carries:
- a CDS encoding nitroreductase, whose translation is MDVLTAMKERWSCRAFLDKPVPHDILNSMFEAAMRAPSGVNHQPWHVVVLEGEKKTALSEAIITARHAGIDQHPDYHYYSDRFDEPYRARRKACGIALYNALGIAREDMEKRKTVWEENYRFFGAPVGLIFYIEDYLETGSWMDLGMFIQNVMLAARAFGLETCPQAALAEYPDIVREHLGIEKKYHIACGMSLGYPDLSAAINSYRTEREPIAELVRYSR